One window of the uncultured Fusobacterium sp. genome contains the following:
- a CDS encoding radical SAM protein: protein MYKHVFGPVPSRRLGISLGVDLVTPKSCNMNCVFCECGATKKLTLKRERFKNPEEIKEEIGKVLENITPDYITFSGSGEPTLSKDIGEIISWIKKHTNVKVCVITNGLLLNDGKVIEEIKEADLIIPTLNSIDNMIFKKINRPSAEVDVSQLMGGLRNLSEKYLGNIFIETFIIEGLNDSDEHTEKMAKFLKNLKFTKLQLNSLDRPGTEKWVKPASEKTLKNIKEKYEELGITNVEIVSKMKAVEKKLEVNEELLKNMKEKREYTEEELKKIYNIEKNNN from the coding sequence ATGTATAAACATGTGTTTGGACCTGTGCCTTCAAGAAGATTAGGAATATCTTTAGGAGTGGATTTAGTTACTCCAAAAAGTTGTAATATGAATTGTGTATTTTGTGAATGTGGAGCAACTAAAAAGTTAACTTTAAAAAGAGAAAGATTTAAAAATCCAGAAGAGATAAAAGAGGAGATAGGAAAAGTTTTAGAAAATATTACACCAGATTATATAACTTTTTCTGGAAGTGGAGAACCTACTTTAAGTAAAGATATAGGAGAGATAATATCTTGGATAAAAAAACATACAAATGTAAAAGTGTGTGTTATAACAAATGGATTACTATTAAATGATGGAAAAGTTATAGAGGAGATAAAAGAAGCGGATTTGATAATTCCTACTTTAAATAGTATAGATAATATGATTTTTAAAAAGATAAATAGACCTTCTGCAGAAGTTGATGTTTCTCAATTGATGGGGGGGTTAAGAAATTTAAGTGAAAAATATTTAGGAAATATCTTTATAGAAACTTTCATCATAGAAGGATTGAATGATTCAGATGAGCATACAGAAAAGATGGCTAAATTTTTAAAGAATCTAAAATTTACAAAGTTACAGTTAAATAGCTTAGATAGACCTGGAACTGAAAAATGGGTAAAACCAGCAAGTGAAAAAACTTTGAAAAATATTAAAGAAAAATATGAAGAGTTAGGAATAACAAATGTAGAAATCGTAAGTAAAATGAAAGCTGTTGAAAAAAAATTAGAAGTTAATGAAGAATTGTTAAAAAACATGAAAGAAAAAAGAGAATATACAGAAGAAGAATTGAAAAAAATATATAATATAGAAAAAAATAATAATTAA